One window from the genome of Gemella haemolysans ATCC 10379 encodes:
- a CDS encoding MucBP domain-containing protein, translating to MLINKNDKFSIRKFKNGRSDSVKIGAIGVIVGTAIALSAGSNSAEAAMKENSDNTTTISNDKGSVIVDTANIENPNEGREFSTNPTAEGTNTITKTGKVDYKYVTAEGNTVLEENKNQNSGADKTIETTYNVYGKSGEVFKETTGGDAQDSDLNDAKENGKKATIEKDGKTYHLIGEPKVETTGNGGGVYSDTTLGDVTAKLTPEGLSNAEGKITYDTVKAGGKAWIVEQTGKGTYGKYVQADSGAITSDAKMVEAFKAGEAAAKDFNSANVTADGGIKEGDYVFVLEKNTYVTANTESQALTGSIPLSSSDNVADDVDGTGANLNRTYAMVQKFKAAPDTLTGVENKTLVKGYLAYLQGKGLEDNLLNFKRYVSIGLAGIAEDQVDAKGRPTRDLTADTSGVSNSDTLELENGGFLLRLNAPSLDVEEYSYRDEITPLRAYRVASGTTTITYTYAEEKTREVEKKGSVVVNYQTEDGTVLKDPYTDTPETVVEVVTEHYYVNADGQEVVVEDKTVKTPKNVTYNTKENETEKPQKLTDAQGNVYYLNEANTKTTVNDQETTSPAETGTVVEGVTKVTYIYEKAGSVIVNYKTEDGTPLTGTVVGDESKTVESGAKDIDNGKPGTAYNTADNGMKPERIKTAEGKVYQLVPESTEGEETGEVESGTTKEVTYVYKEVKGNVVVKFEDTEGNVIAEDEKDETDASLNVKYDTADHKKDEITKDGVKYYLTTKELKDDSKPATGDVVEGTTTVTYVYEKAGQVVVNYQTEDGTPLVGTADGANVESGAKDTVDGRPGSDYNTADNGMKPNRITTAEGKVYELVPTATKGEETGKVAAGETKEVTYVYKEVKGNVVVKYEDTEGNVIAEDEKDETDASLNVKYDTADHKKDEITKDGVKYYLTAKELKDDSKPATGDVVEGTTTVTYVYEKAGQVVVNYQTEDGTPLVGTADGANIASGAKDTVDGRPGSDYNTADNGMKPTRITTAEGKVYELVPTATKGEETGKVVTGETKEVTYVYKEVTGDVVVHYVDTEGNVIAEDKEDTKGASLNAKYDTTDNKPEKIEKDGTVYYLTAKALKDDSKPENGDVVEGKTNVTYVYEKAGSVIVNYQTEDGTPLVGTADGKDVVSGVKDTDNGKPGSEYNTADNGMKPTRITTAEGKVYELVPASTKGDETGTVTSGQTKEVTYVYKEVKGNVVVKYEDAEGNVIAEDEKDETDASLNVKYDTADHKKDEITKDGVKYYLTAKELKDGSKPTTGDVVEGTTTVTYVYEKAGQVVVNYQTEDGTPLVGVDANGANVASGAKDTVDGRPGSDYNTADNGMKPTRITTAEGKVYELVPTATKGEETGKVATGETKEVTYVYKEVTGDVVVHYVDAEGNVIAEDKEDTKGASLNAKYDTTDNKPEKIEKDGTVYYLTEKALKDDSKPENGDVVEGKTEVTYVYEKAGQVVVNYTDEKGNTIQVSAVNTKDGKPNSDYNTADNGMKPNRITTPEGKVYELIPQLTKGDETGKVKTGETTEVTYVYKEITGNVVVHYVDTEGNTLAADTKDVENGSLSEKYDTTDNKPEKIEKDGTVYYLTAKELKDGSKPENGAVVEGTTEITYVYEKAGQVVVHYVDEAGNTLQADVVSTKEGKPGAAYNTTDKDVKPTRITTPEGKVYELVPASTKGNENGSIEAGKTTEVTYVYKEIKGNVVVRYVDEAGNTIAEDVKDTTDGSISSAYDTTDNRLATITTKDGKKYVLVPTATKGAETGKVTEGTTEVTYVYKEIKEETPEKPEKPGTPETPKTPEKPEKLGTPETPKTPEKPEKPGTPETPKTPEKPEKPGTPETPKTPEKPENPETPGTPETPEKPENPETPGTPGTPETPEKPGKPMDPNSPVKPEGERGSVGVVKSQVKRLANTGSETTNSAAVGFGALIAGIALAVRRRQKEDK from the coding sequence ATGTTAATAAATAAGAATGATAAATTTTCGATACGTAAGTTCAAAAATGGGCGTTCTGATTCGGTAAAAATCGGAGCAATCGGTGTAATCGTTGGTACTGCAATCGCATTGTCAGCTGGAAGCAATTCTGCAGAAGCGGCGATGAAAGAAAACAGCGACAACACAACAACGATCTCAAATGATAAGGGGTCAGTAATTGTAGATACAGCTAATATTGAGAATCCAAATGAAGGTAGGGAATTTTCAACTAATCCAACTGCAGAGGGAACAAATACAATTACTAAAACTGGAAAAGTAGATTACAAATACGTAACTGCTGAAGGTAATACTGTACTAGAAGAAAATAAAAACCAAAATTCTGGTGCTGATAAAACGATTGAAACAACATACAATGTATACGGTAAATCAGGAGAAGTTTTCAAAGAAACTACAGGTGGCGATGCACAAGATAGCGACCTAAACGACGCTAAAGAAAACGGTAAAAAAGCAACAATCGAAAAAGATGGGAAAACTTACCACCTAATCGGAGAACCTAAAGTTGAAACTACTGGAAACGGTGGAGGAGTATACTCTGACACAACTCTAGGTGATGTAACCGCGAAACTTACTCCAGAAGGATTAAGTAATGCAGAAGGTAAAATCACTTATGATACTGTAAAAGCTGGTGGGAAAGCTTGGATCGTTGAACAAACAGGAAAAGGAACATATGGTAAATATGTACAAGCAGATTCAGGTGCAATCACTTCTGATGCTAAGATGGTAGAAGCTTTCAAAGCTGGAGAAGCTGCAGCAAAAGACTTCAATTCAGCTAATGTAACTGCTGATGGAGGAATCAAAGAAGGAGACTATGTTTTCGTACTTGAGAAAAACACTTATGTAACAGCTAATACTGAGAGTCAGGCTTTAACAGGAAGCATACCATTGTCATCTAGTGATAATGTAGCAGATGATGTAGATGGAACTGGGGCTAATTTAAATAGAACATATGCAATGGTACAAAAATTTAAAGCGGCTCCAGATACTTTAACAGGAGTAGAGAACAAAACTCTTGTAAAAGGGTATCTTGCATATCTTCAAGGAAAAGGACTTGAAGATAACCTTTTAAATTTCAAACGATATGTTTCTATAGGATTAGCGGGAATAGCTGAAGACCAAGTTGATGCTAAAGGAAGACCTACAAGAGATCTAACAGCAGATACATCAGGCGTTTCTAACTCAGATACATTGGAATTAGAAAATGGTGGTTTTCTTCTTAGACTTAATGCTCCTTCGTTGGATGTTGAAGAGTATTCTTATCGTGACGAAATCACTCCTCTTCGTGCATACCGTGTAGCAAGTGGTACTACAACAATCACTTACACTTACGCCGAAGAAAAAACTCGTGAAGTAGAGAAAAAAGGTTCTGTAGTAGTTAACTACCAAACAGAAGACGGAACAGTATTAAAAGATCCTTACACTGATACTCCTGAGACAGTAGTTGAAGTAGTAACTGAGCATTACTATGTAAATGCTGATGGACAAGAAGTAGTTGTAGAAGATAAAACTGTTAAAACGCCTAAAAACGTAACGTACAACACTAAAGAAAACGAAACTGAAAAACCTCAAAAACTTACAGATGCACAAGGAAATGTTTACTATCTAAATGAAGCAAACACTAAAACTACTGTAAATGATCAAGAAACTACATCACCAGCTGAAACAGGTACAGTAGTAGAAGGTGTTACAAAAGTAACTTACATCTATGAAAAAGCTGGATCAGTAATCGTTAACTACAAAACAGAAGATGGAACTCCGCTTACAGGAACAGTAGTTGGTGATGAAAGCAAAACTGTAGAATCAGGTGCAAAAGATATTGATAACGGTAAACCAGGTACAGCTTATAACACTGCAGATAACGGAATGAAACCAGAACGTATTAAAACTGCAGAAGGAAAAGTTTACCAATTAGTTCCAGAATCAACTGAAGGCGAAGAAACAGGTGAAGTTGAATCAGGAACAACTAAAGAAGTAACATACGTTTATAAAGAAGTTAAAGGTAACGTAGTTGTTAAATTCGAAGATACTGAAGGTAATGTAATCGCTGAAGACGAAAAAGACGAAACAGATGCTTCTCTAAATGTTAAATATGATACAGCAGACCACAAAAAAGATGAAATCACTAAAGATGGTGTTAAATACTATTTAACAACTAAAGAATTGAAAGATGATTCTAAACCAGCTACTGGAGACGTAGTAGAAGGTACAACTACAGTAACTTATGTATATGAAAAAGCAGGACAAGTAGTAGTTAACTACCAAACAGAAGATGGAACTCCGTTAGTAGGAACTGCAGATGGTGCTAATGTAGAATCAGGAGCTAAAGATACTGTAGATGGAAGACCAGGATCGGACTACAACACTGCAGATAACGGAATGAAACCAAACCGTATCACAACAGCAGAAGGAAAAGTATACGAACTAGTACCAACAGCGACTAAAGGTGAAGAAACTGGTAAAGTTGCTGCTGGAGAAACTAAAGAAGTAACATACGTTTATAAAGAAGTAAAAGGTAACGTAGTCGTTAAGTATGAAGATACTGAAGGTAACGTAATCGCTGAAGACGAAAAAGATGAAACAGATGCTTCTCTAAACGTTAAATACGATACAGCAGACCACAAAAAAGATGAAATCACTAAAGATGGTGTTAAATACTATCTAACAGCTAAAGAGCTTAAAGATGATTCTAAACCAGCTACTGGAGATGTTGTTGAAGGAACAACAACAGTAACTTACGTTTACGAAAAAGCAGGACAAGTAGTAGTTAACTATCAAACAGAAGACGGGACTCCATTAGTAGGAACTGCAGATGGCGCTAATATAGCTTCAGGTGCAAAAGACACTGTAGATGGAAGACCAGGATCAGACTACAACACTGCAGATAACGGAATGAAACCAACTCGTATCACAACTGCAGAAGGGAAAGTATACGAATTAGTACCAACAGCAACTAAAGGTGAAGAAACTGGTAAAGTTGTTACTGGAGAAACTAAAGAAGTAACATACGTTTATAAAGAAGTAACTGGTGATGTAGTAGTTCACTACGTTGATACAGAAGGAAACGTAATCGCTGAAGACAAAGAAGATACTAAGGGTGCTTCTTTAAATGCTAAATACGATACAACTGACAACAAACCAGAGAAAATCGAAAAAGACGGAACTGTTTACTACTTAACAGCTAAAGCGCTTAAAGATGATTCTAAACCAGAAAACGGAGATGTAGTAGAAGGTAAAACTAATGTAACTTATGTTTATGAAAAAGCTGGATCAGTAATCGTTAACTACCAAACAGAAGACGGAACTCCATTAGTAGGAACTGCAGATGGTAAAGATGTAGTTTCAGGTGTTAAAGACACTGATAATGGAAAACCAGGTTCTGAATACAACACTGCAGATAACGGAATGAAACCAACTCGTATCACAACTGCAGAAGGAAAAGTATACGAACTAGTACCAGCATCAACTAAAGGTGATGAAACAGGTACAGTAACATCAGGTCAAACTAAAGAAGTAACATACGTTTATAAAGAAGTAAAAGGTAACGTAGTCGTTAAGTATGAAGATGCTGAAGGTAACGTAATCGCTGAAGACGAAAAAGATGAAACAGATGCTTCTCTAAACGTTAAATACGACACAGCAGACCACAAAAAAGATGAAATCACTAAAGATGGTGTTAAATATTACTTAACAGCTAAAGAACTTAAAGATGGTTCTAAACCAACTACTGGTGATGTTGTTGAAGGAACAACTACAGTAACTTATGTTTACGAAAAAGCAGGACAAGTAGTAGTTAACTACCAAACAGAAGATGGAACTCCATTAGTAGGTGTTGATGCGAATGGTGCGAATGTAGCTTCAGGTGCTAAAGACACTGTAGATGGAAGACCAGGATCAGACTACAACACTGCAGATAACGGAATGAAACCAACTCGTATCACAACAGCAGAAGGGAAAGTGTACGAATTAGTACCAACAGCAACTAAAGGAGAAGAAACTGGTAAAGTTGCTACTGGAGAAACTAAAGAAGTAACATACGTTTATAAAGAAGTAACTGGTGATGTAGTAGTTCACTACGTTGATGCAGAAGGTAACGTAATCGCTGAAGACAAAGAAGACACTAAAGGTGCTTCTCTAAACGCTAAATACGATACAACTGACAACAAGCCAGAGAAAATCGAAAAAGACGGAACTGTTTACTACTTAACAGAAAAAGCTCTTAAAGATGATTCTAAACCAGAAAATGGAGACGTAGTAGAAGGTAAAACAGAAGTAACTTATGTTTATGAAAAAGCAGGACAAGTAGTAGTTAACTATACTGATGAAAAAGGTAACACTATTCAAGTGAGTGCTGTTAATACAAAAGACGGTAAACCAAACTCAGACTACAATACTGCTGATAATGGAATGAAACCGAACCGTATTACTACTCCAGAAGGAAAAGTATACGAATTAATCCCTCAATTAACTAAAGGTGATGAAACAGGTAAAGTTAAAACTGGAGAAACAACAGAAGTAACTTATGTGTACAAAGAAATCACTGGTAATGTAGTAGTTCACTACGTGGATACAGAAGGAAACACATTAGCTGCGGATACTAAAGATGTAGAAAATGGATCACTAAGTGAGAAATACGACACAACTGACAACAAACCAGAGAAAATCGAAAAAGACGGAACTGTTTACTACTTAACAGCTAAAGAACTTAAAGATGGTTCTAAACCAGAAAACGGTGCTGTTGTAGAAGGAACTACAGAAATCACTTATGTATACGAAAAAGCAGGACAAGTAGTTGTTCACTACGTAGACGAAGCTGGAAACACACTTCAAGCAGATGTTGTGAGTACTAAAGAGGGTAAACCAGGTGCAGCGTACAACACTACGGATAAAGATGTGAAACCAACTCGTATCACTACTCCAGAAGGAAAAGTATACGAACTAGTACCAGCATCAACTAAAGGTAACGAAAACGGAAGTATTGAAGCAGGTAAAACAACAGAAGTAACATATGTGTATAAAGAAATTAAAGGAAACGTAGTAGTTCGCTATGTAGATGAAGCGGGTAACACAATCGCAGAAGACGTTAAAGATACTACAGACGGATCTATAAGTTCAGCATATGACACAACTGATAACAGACTAGCTACAATCACTACAAAAGATGGTAAGAAATACGTATTAGTACCAACTGCAACTAAAGGTGCTGAAACTGGTAAAGTAACAGAAGGAACAACAGAAGTTACTTATGTGTATAAAGAAATTAAAGAAGAAACTCCTGAAAAACCTGAGAAACCAGGAACTCCAGAGACTCCGAAAACACCTGAAAAACCTGAGAAACTAGGAACTCCAGAGACTCCGAAAACACCTGAAAAACCTGAGAAACCAGGAACTCCAGAGACTCCGAAAACACCTGAAAAACCTGAGAAACCAGGAACTCCAGAGACTCCGAAAACTCCTGAAAAACCTGAGAACCCAGAAACACCAGGAACGCCGGAAACTCCTGAAAAACCTGAGAACCCAGAAACACCAGGAACACCAGGAACTCCGGAAACACCTGAAAAACCAGGAAAACCAATGGATCCAAATTCTCCAGTTAAACCAGAAGGAGAAAGAGGTTCAGTAGGTGTAGTTAAATCACAAGTTAAACGTCTTGCTAACACGGGTAGCGAAACAACTAACTCGGCTGCTGTAGGATTCGGTGCGTTAATCGCAGGAATCGCATTAGCAGTAAGAAGACGTCAAAAAGAAGATAAATAG
- a CDS encoding glycosyltransferase family 52 encodes MENLIIATTPLQAKIANYIQNLYSEERFFKVYITPVMNERQEHYSRDFDLVLHGTYEMTYEQALNECAKEYDKIFYASFDNQLILDIVASSKYKHLMSFDDGYANIYPKGMYAQPLNNMQVGKYGLTRDDLINNTEKHYTLYDSDFHVVSKEKLMCLENFFKLDIEPVKNGRTAKVLLGQNFSEEDESISVNFITTYAKALSVDYYVPHPKEKFKIDNVEYLITPLIFEDALVELFKEYEFVEVYHFTSSVSLHLKNMKNVVVKGIEVPFYNDRQKELRRLGCDFITVTLGW; translated from the coding sequence ATGGAAAATCTAATAATCGCAACGACACCATTGCAAGCTAAGATAGCTAACTATATTCAAAACCTGTATTCAGAAGAAAGATTTTTTAAAGTATATATCACGCCTGTGATGAATGAAAGGCAAGAACATTATTCTCGTGATTTTGATTTAGTACTTCATGGTACTTATGAAATGACTTACGAACAAGCTCTTAATGAGTGTGCAAAAGAATACGATAAAATATTTTACGCTAGTTTCGATAATCAGTTGATACTGGATATAGTTGCTTCTTCAAAATATAAGCACCTTATGAGTTTTGATGATGGTTATGCTAATATCTATCCAAAAGGAATGTACGCACAACCTCTAAACAATATGCAAGTAGGGAAATATGGTTTAACTCGTGATGATTTAATCAACAATACAGAAAAACATTATACATTGTACGATAGTGATTTTCATGTTGTCTCAAAAGAGAAGTTGATGTGTTTAGAAAATTTCTTTAAGTTAGATATAGAACCAGTAAAAAATGGCAGAACGGCTAAAGTTCTTCTCGGGCAAAATTTTTCAGAAGAGGACGAGAGTATTTCGGTAAATTTTATTACGACTTATGCAAAAGCGCTGAGTGTAGATTATTATGTACCTCACCCAAAAGAGAAATTTAAAATCGACAATGTGGAATATCTGATTACACCTTTAATATTCGAAGATGCTCTAGTAGAGTTATTTAAAGAGTATGAATTTGTCGAAGTATATCATTTTACATCATCTGTAAGTTTACATCTCAAAAATATGAAGAACGTAGTTGTAAAAGGAATTGAAGTGCCTTTTTATAATGATAGACAAAAAGAACTACGCCGTCTTGGGTGTGATTTTATAACTGTAACACTAGGTTGGTAA
- a CDS encoding sigma-70 family RNA polymerase sigma factor, with amino-acid sequence MKMYKINNKQEVEVSDKIYSAICYMSYKVRRAKAKDKKYNLFFIYAFDTEDSDGENLIRDNSPLTDEIVITNDIYRALYDALATLSTEDQLLLVDLFIKEKSIRSIAERRHCNPMTICRHRDKLFKKLAILLEKYKDNIIIKN; translated from the coding sequence ATGAAAATGTACAAAATCAATAACAAACAGGAAGTAGAGGTTTCAGATAAAATCTATTCAGCTATTTGCTATATGAGCTACAAGGTTAGACGTGCGAAAGCAAAAGATAAGAAGTATAATCTATTTTTCATATATGCATTCGATACAGAAGATAGTGACGGGGAAAATCTAATTAGGGATAATTCTCCTTTAACAGATGAGATAGTAATTACTAATGATATTTATAGGGCATTATATGATGCACTAGCTACTCTATCTACAGAAGATCAGCTTCTTCTAGTTGATTTATTTATAAAAGAAAAGTCTATACGTAGTATTGCAGAGAGAAGGCACTGCAATCCTATGACTATCTGTCGACATCGAGATAAACTATTTAAGAAGCTTGCTATATTACTTGAAAAATATAAGGATAATATTATCATAAAAAATTAG
- a CDS encoding glycosyltransferase: MPRIITMHPVRETSRYGFETTQLYRAKVARNLNVDYLHLASAPQIRDNWKKDIKKLGFLDKEIICVPFSYSDIGHKDPSIRPDVLELEEGDELVLTEDGFVSSVTLGDGSGKFYFTEAPFLFEDYKAGEVLLYNSDGSVALKMKYMDPFKQPVPVRLFYPGYIFLKDDEILAEEDLLVKYLAVNAKQDDLLIRDQHIVPAPNLCRFMENTEKNYYEVIHENVLRNLELANLRGKTSYLVAGERLTEELAKLDYDVRFLPPMVTENFAEVKNIGPVTDYCLVGNMQELKNVELVIKTFIQLYNLGSNTKITFYGGTEERLSELKAKYELTPNIKFVGIVDEVPYQKHKCYISASFSELFANAFVEAASQGLLGLLSDVDFAHRYYASQSDSITLFRNQIELVEKIMQMEQDDFHKSNEGNITLARKYSLENVSKYYLDLMNKR; the protein is encoded by the coding sequence ATGCCAAGAATAATAACTATGCATCCGGTTAGAGAAACTAGTAGATACGGTTTTGAAACGACTCAATTATATAGAGCGAAGGTAGCGAGAAACCTAAATGTAGACTATCTGCATTTAGCAAGTGCACCTCAAATTAGAGACAATTGGAAAAAAGATATTAAAAAACTAGGTTTTCTAGACAAGGAGATAATTTGTGTGCCTTTTAGTTATTCTGACATCGGTCATAAAGATCCTTCAATTCGTCCTGATGTTCTTGAATTAGAAGAAGGTGATGAGCTTGTTCTGACGGAAGATGGTTTTGTTAGTTCTGTTACTCTAGGAGACGGTTCAGGTAAATTTTATTTCACTGAAGCACCGTTTCTTTTTGAAGATTACAAGGCTGGAGAGGTGTTGCTGTACAATAGTGACGGTAGCGTAGCCTTAAAAATGAAATACATGGATCCATTTAAACAGCCGGTGCCAGTTCGCCTATTCTATCCTGGATATATTTTCCTTAAAGATGATGAAATTCTGGCAGAGGAGGATTTACTGGTGAAATATCTTGCGGTTAATGCTAAGCAAGATGATCTTCTTATTCGTGATCAGCATATCGTTCCAGCGCCGAACCTATGCCGTTTTATGGAAAATACTGAAAAAAACTATTACGAAGTTATTCATGAAAATGTCCTTCGTAACTTAGAACTTGCGAATCTTCGAGGGAAAACTAGTTACTTAGTCGCAGGTGAAAGACTTACTGAAGAACTTGCTAAACTTGATTATGATGTGAGATTTTTACCACCGATGGTTACGGAGAATTTTGCCGAGGTGAAAAATATTGGTCCAGTTACAGATTATTGCCTTGTAGGTAATATGCAAGAACTGAAAAATGTAGAACTTGTTATTAAAACTTTTATTCAGTTATATAACCTTGGTTCAAATACCAAAATCACATTTTACGGTGGGACAGAAGAGCGTCTTAGTGAGTTAAAAGCTAAGTATGAACTTACTCCTAATATCAAATTTGTAGGAATTGTGGATGAAGTACCTTATCAAAAACATAAATGTTATATTTCGGCGAGTTTTTCGGAACTTTTTGCGAATGCTTTTGTGGAAGCAGCAAGTCAAGGTCTATTAGGATTGTTATCTGATGTCGATTTTGCTCATAGATATTACGCTAGTCAGTCGGATTCAATAACATTATTTAGAAATCAAATCGAGCTAGTAGAAAAAATAATGCAGATGGAACAAGATGATTTCCATAAATCTAATGAGGGTAATATAACTCTTGCGAGAAAATATTCACTAGAAAATGTAAGTAAATACTATTTGGATTTAATGAATAAGAGATAA
- a CDS encoding DUF4064 domain-containing protein has translation MKPFSRKIEKILAWIANVIMIIVTGLMSLGAFSGQLETALRQPELEQMLHNLLQDPAMKSLMASTRMDIVTLLATGVKIYAIVAIVLVVLALIASFTMRARFISGILFLIAAALVGLMTVGLLLPVYVLYFIVAIMLFVRRPPKNTDNSDFTQTTSEKPEIDRLEYM, from the coding sequence ATGAAACCATTTAGCAGAAAAATAGAAAAAATCTTAGCTTGGATAGCGAATGTTATTATGATAATTGTGACAGGTTTAATGTCTCTTGGAGCATTTTCTGGACAATTGGAAACAGCGTTAAGACAACCAGAACTAGAACAGATGCTACATAACTTATTACAAGATCCAGCGATGAAATCATTAATGGCTTCTACGCGTATGGATATCGTAACATTACTTGCGACAGGTGTTAAAATATACGCTATAGTTGCTATTGTTCTAGTAGTTTTAGCTTTAATAGCGTCATTTACTATGAGAGCGAGATTTATTTCAGGAATCTTATTCCTAATCGCAGCGGCTTTAGTTGGATTAATGACAGTAGGTCTTCTACTTCCTGTATACGTTTTATACTTCATAGTGGCAATTATGCTATTCGTAAGAAGACCACCTAAAAACACTGACAACTCAGATTTTACACAAACAACTTCTGAAAAACCAGAAATTGACAGATTAGAGTACATGTAA
- a CDS encoding diacylglycerol/lipid kinase family protein, whose protein sequence is MIEIIVNSRSKKSLIELEKIERVLNEKKLPYRVLKTSKNTNAKDLMNEIHGGELIVIGGDGTINEVINNYHGKEIIYLAYGSGNDLARSIKFKKDIEISRLLESKRFIEYDAGVVNDRKFCSGFDIGFNADIIKRANGSKLKKYLGKYIYLLQGVIGILMLKKYKAKISWDDGEIMTDRLYLLNAMIQPYEGGGIKFAPTATGQDGKLHIMIMENMSLATFIYNYLCLLLKQHNKLKKVHHIKTNSLTIKTNQECFQIDGELVNSEETLKLSCISKFYKLKRMEKNE, encoded by the coding sequence ATGATTGAAATAATTGTTAATTCTAGGAGTAAAAAAAGTCTAATTGAACTAGAAAAAATAGAGCGAGTTTTAAACGAAAAGAAGTTGCCTTACAGAGTGTTGAAAACCTCTAAAAACACCAATGCAAAAGACCTTATGAATGAGATTCACGGCGGTGAGTTAATAGTAATCGGAGGAGACGGAACTATTAACGAAGTGATAAATAATTATCATGGTAAAGAGATTATCTATCTTGCATATGGCTCGGGTAATGATCTTGCGAGGTCTATAAAGTTCAAAAAAGACATTGAAATAAGTCGATTATTAGAATCGAAGAGATTTATTGAATATGATGCAGGTGTTGTTAACGATAGAAAATTCTGTTCGGGATTTGATATCGGTTTTAATGCTGACATCATAAAAAGAGCCAATGGCTCGAAGTTAAAGAAATATTTAGGCAAGTATATCTATCTTCTTCAAGGAGTAATAGGTATTTTAATGCTGAAAAAATATAAAGCGAAAATTTCATGGGATGATGGAGAAATTATGACCGATAGGCTGTATTTGCTTAATGCGATGATTCAACCTTATGAAGGTGGTGGGATAAAATTTGCCCCGACTGCTACAGGTCAAGATGGCAAACTTCACATTATGATTATGGAAAATATGTCTTTAGCAACCTTTATTTATAATTATTTATGCCTACTTTTAAAACAGCACAACAAATTAAAGAAGGTACATCACATAAAAACAAATAGTCTAACAATAAAAACAAACCAAGAATGCTTCCAAATTGATGGAGAATTAGTAAACAGCGAAGAAACCTTGAAACTTAGCTGTATTAGTAAATTTTATAAATTAAAGAGGATGGAAAAAAATGAGTAG
- a CDS encoding sigma-70 family RNA polymerase sigma factor, whose amino-acid sequence MKRTLYLNDREIESFYELLEVKKDLISMALYKVNIPKRLHHEFYSYGLEGLLVSFLILNEGKIEEKDFDRFAFTTIKRKLIDEIRYRNKDKSVPLDIFDNNKLDATDDNYSLVYIQLFEYLKDTLEEQELKFFCEFIKTLNIKQTAKAMNISLATAYRIHKRIKGVCEEFLLTK is encoded by the coding sequence ATGAAAAGAACACTATATTTAAACGATAGGGAGATAGAATCTTTTTACGAATTGCTTGAAGTTAAAAAGGACTTAATTTCTATGGCGCTTTATAAGGTTAATATACCTAAGAGACTTCATCATGAATTTTACAGTTACGGACTTGAAGGTTTATTGGTTAGTTTCTTAATCCTAAATGAAGGGAAAATTGAAGAAAAAGACTTCGACCGATTTGCTTTCACTACCATTAAAAGAAAACTAATCGATGAAATCCGCTATAGAAATAAAGACAAGAGTGTCCCTTTGGATATTTTCGACAATAATAAATTAGATGCTACAGATGATAATTATTCACTAGTATATATCCAATTGTTCGAATATTTAAAAGATACTCTAGAGGAGCAAGAATTAAAATTTTTCTGCGAATTTATAAAAACTTTGAACATAAAACAAACCGCAAAAGCAATGAATATCTCATTAGCCACGGCATATAGAATCCACAAACGTATAAAGGGAGTTTGTGAGGAATTTTTATTAACTAAATAG